TAACCGTCCAGTCTTCCCTAACAAGAGGGACATGGTTTTTAACATATTCTCCACGATCTCCACTTAATTACTACTTTACAACCTCCACTTCATACGAGGCCAGGGTGTAAAAATACTACTTATAAAATACATTTTCAATCTATTGGAAACTGAACAGACAGACAAGGAGAGACAATCAATTACCTCCAAACAAGTCTATCACCTAATTTTCACAAAATCTTCCTCTTAGTCGTACAAAAAAATCTCCACACACTAACACCCACATATAAAACTTAATAGATTCCTACAGTCTGATCTCAACACTTGCTCTTCTTCCTTTCCTAAGACCAACATTTCTCTTTCCTTTGTGACTAAAGCAAGACTAGTACTGTCCTTTCTTGGTTAaggccataattgtacatattgatttatcgaatctaaagtacctCCATACTATATTTTTTTATAGCCTGTTTTGGACTTCTCAGAAGCACTTCTGAGaaccaaaaatataaataaattagttTGGAAACTGGGTGACTTAAAATTTAAAAAGTTGAAAGCAAGTTTGGCAACAAAGTAATATCAGAAGTTGAAATAATTGTTATCAATGATCATTGTTCTCTTCGTACTAGCGTCTAAACACATATGTCAATAGTGCAACAACCAACAACACTAATCGGACAAACCTAGAATACTTGAATCAAATAATTATTATCAACGATCATTGTTCTCTTCATACTAGCGTATGAATGCATATGTCAATAGTGCAACAACCAACGACACTAATCGGATAAATCTAGAATACTTGAGTCAATATAGAGAGAGAGCATGAGAAATATGTTTGCCATCAAGTTTTAAGAATTGTTCCCAAATTTCATTTCAGTAAAAGTTCAATTATAACGTCCTATTTGAGATTCACTAGGATATAATCACTTCCTCACTTCCAACGCTGCTAATGGGGGTACCAACTTGCTTGGCGGTGTAACAACCCCAAGGAAAATATTGTTTTGTCTTATTAGTGTGCAGGTACACTCCCAAGCAAAACCAGTccccctattagcaatcttgcTCACTTCAGCCTTTGCCATGAATAACCATATCGTCATATCCATATCCCAAGAACAAAGCGTCTTTGGTGTACCCCCTTGCGTTACGACACCCTACCTCATGTGCATATCAAGTCCTTCTACTATCCAACATGTGTATCTGCATTATGGTTCAAATTTCTCATAAGTAAATCACATCGATATAGCTTCATATTAAAAGATCGCaggcaaatttcatctatcaaaGTGAAAAATAAACACAATAAAAACAGATCTATTAGTATATAAGTCGACAAAATTGCAAATCTAGTAAATGTCGCAGTcattatatacaaaattactAAATTGAAGTATATTAAAATTAATTTGACTCAGATGCAGCCTCGACCTTCTATTGTATATAACACAAAATATTATATCGGTATATGGTTAACGAACCAACGAAGTAAATAGTATTTTTCCTGAGTAGTCTCTCGACTCTCTCCGCAACACAAACAAAAGCAAAAATATTCACAAAAATTCTCACCTGATCAATGTTTTGGTATCAATAGATTTGTTGGTTTATTTGATGTACCACTCCTATCATTTCATTTTATCTCTCAAATAATCTATACACGCACAATGAACATACGTTTCATAGTAGCTGATACACTTCAAAAACTTTatcatattatttttttggtgaaaactaaaaaaaatagttCAATAAATATGTGACCTTAGTTCTAGTTTATTGATCAAGAGGATACACCAAAAATTGATTAAACCTTCGTGGACCTGTTACAATGTCTTCAACAGAGGTTTCATATATTGGGGAAACCCAATACAGATGCTTTTCAAATCATCTACTAGcttcaaataattaaataaaaccaATTTCCAAACCAAAATCCTAGAAATAAAACTCAGACACATTCTTTACATCTTTATTGATCAATCAATAAAATGGCTTCAATGTATCAAAATGCTAAGAATGCAAACAAAATTTTCCATTTAGTTTCATAACTGCATCATTTTATGATAAAATTATCATTTGTTGGATTTTATTGTGAAAATCATCTAATTAAATTGAATCCCGTCAAGGCTTAGGTTGTAACCATTCATCACAATTATTCAAATCAATTGGGAAAACACATTAATTGCAAAACACTAACATAATGACTGTTAGCAAAGACAACTAAATTAATGGAATGAGTTATGCAAAAGAAAAATCATTAGTCTCCAATTAGTTCCAGATTCATTATAGCTTCTTTGTATGTACTTACCTTAATACTCATGTAATGTCGTTCTATTTGTCCGTCCTTCCTGATTTGATCTAAGGTTCAAAACTCCTTTTGTAGTTTAATCAAAACAAACTAAAGATAGGGtacaagaagaaaaacatatgTGAGTAACATATTGCAATGATTTGATTAGTTTACCTTATGAGATCATTCTCATCTTAATAGTCTTCATGGTAGTTGATTCCATTACGATGAACTATAGAAATCGCAGAGAGAAACacgaaagagaaaaataaaaagaataaaaaagagtATTAATACGAAAATCGAGGACATAAGTTGCTTTTCTTAGAAGCAATTCTCGCGTGCTTCGCGCGCCAATGGAATTTTAGGGGGCTGGGTATTTTGTAACAGTTTCAGCAACAATTTTTGTACAGTTATGGAAAAAGTTTGTGTAACAGTTTTTGTAACACTTACTGTAACATTTTAATAACAACTGTTGTAACAGTCCTATTACACTTGTTTTGTAACATTTATATAAGTGACATGTGCGACGTACGGAGAGCTGCTTCTAATCCAACGGTCCGTCTTCTGTGGTCATCCCATCTGACGATTGCGATCCCCCTGGTCAAACTTTTCAGCTGCTTGCACTGTTCATTCCCTTGCTGCTATTACTCTGTAAAAATTCTCCTAGGAGTtgcttttttgttattattttcacTCCCATACTAATTTATTGCTTTTTGACTTATTAAGTCAAGAAGTAACTTCTCATGAGTTTTCCAAACACCATATTAGGGTTCAGACACATTCGTCACACAAGCATCACCTTACCCCACATTTTACTCTTTTCACTAGAATCAGTTTTTATCCCAAAACAGATTGACGACTGTAGCGGGATATCAATCTCACggttgaaaaaatcaaaataaaaaatagttgATATTAGGTTGGGTTCATAAACTCTCAATTATGTTTTGTCAATACCAAGTATATCATTCCGGATATTCATGGTATCACTTTATGTCACTCCAGATGTTACTCCGACCACCGCCAACTCTCTCTGTCAATATCGAGAGAATGTTTTGAATTTAatgaaaactcttgtaattaatTAAGTTGACATGACATCCACTCATAAGGAGACACTCACTTATCTCAAATCTCTAGTAGAGAAACTGACTTCAAAGCAAAGGCAACACTAGATGAAGCCAAACGCTTCTAAGAATACCGGTATTGATAACATCAAAAGTTCGCATGCAAGATGATAGAAAAATTCGTGTTATACCTGATTGTGGACCAGAAAGAAGCCAACAATCCAATTTTATTACCCGTGAATATTTGGAAAGGCTCCTACATAATTGTAGAAAGGAAGACTCATCTCCATTATATCAACACCAACGTCCTTACCCAATAGAAATCCAGAGGATTCCTTTGCAAGAGAGATGTTTCTCTCCGCCCTTCTTGTTATATGAAGAGGCAGGGAATTCTCATGATCATACCTCTTAATTTCTAAAATTATTAGGGGATCATGAGGGCAATTATAAAATTTACGCCGCCAGAACTTATCTGAACTCCATGAGGTGGCCAAGCAATCAGTAACAATTGTATCTTCCCTATCAGATAGAGCAAGACCTCACAGAGAACAAAACACTGGAGATATTTGTGAGAGCGGACGTGTGgtcaataaacaacataatatccAACCATACATAAATATTGTCATCAAAGAAGCAGTCAATATGAAGGATTCAACTCAATATGTGCTACAAACTAAGCACTCCACATTAGCCTTAACTCCGGCTTTATCCCTAGCCCCAACACTGGTCAAAGACAATCTCCACCAAACTCTATCCCGAACTTCACGAAAGCAATGACCATAACATCCGAGAGCAACCCATACCTTCTCAGATTTTAATTTCCCATGATAgaagaggtgattgataaattgaAAGTATGGATACAATATAGTGCTATTAAATCCTCCCATGTTCGACGTTTGCCAACCGTAAAAGATGAATCAGGTGAACCACCTCTGGGGACTGAGGGTTTACATGAATTACCCTGTCAAGAATCTCCCAAATTTTGATGAGTTCCTCTACTTCTTAAAGGTACGATGCAGGGATGTTCTCACCGCCCTCAACTACGTCATACCTTGTAGACATCTGCAATTTCTAAACGAGGATGAAAATCATCCCAAGTCTACTTCAAAGAACAAGACTCTAGTAACTAAAGAGAACTGTGGCTGAGGATTGCTTGTGGAAACTTATCCCCTACAACAATCAAAGATGCATAGGATATCTCAAAAGACGCTTCTTGAAGTATATATAATCCTTAAGGATGCCCAATACTCATAgcaaaaagaaaacactttgcaTCTCATTCCCCTCCTCCTTGACACCTCCGAAAAACTTCTTCAATTCATTCAATGCTTACAAGGAAGGAAAACCTTGCTGCGGCTCAACAACCCAGACGCTAACACGACCAACTCCAACTTCAATTCAGGTTCTCGCTTCATCCCTAACATTTCACTGACAACTAGGGGCATCTTCAAACTTCATGACTTCTCTTGATCTGTCAAGAACCTGAGGGCATGCACTCGTGCTGACGCTATCATATTATTTCTTATCTGGTATTATATCCAAATAACTTACACTTGTGGACTGAAAGCTCCTTCATTACTTTTTGAGATTCAACactaaaaatgcgggggtctaacaaccacacccaacaattcgtttggcaatctgagaggacttactccaatacactttctagagaatcaactagacagtcagattcaatctagaataaagtatattaaagagtttaatatctgtaactcttaattcaatctgcaatcagcaaatagaaatctgcgagcccgattgaatataagaggagttacttgaacagtaccaaagaccaatgttcaagtgtcaatcaatgtaaatcaacaaccaaaggttggatattctaattgattgatcttaacgcacaacctgtgatatttcaattatataaaaaaatataatacggaaaaaaaataacacagacaccagaattttgttaacgaggaaaccgcaaatgcagaaaaacctcgggacctagtccagattgaacaccacattgtattaagccgctacagacactaacctactaccaattaacttcggactggactgtagttgaacctaattaatctcacactgattcaaggtacagttgcgctccttacgtctctgatcccagcaggatactactcacttgattcccttagctgatctcacccacaactaagagttgctacgacccaaagtggaagacttgatagacaaatctgtctcgcacagaaaagtctatagaattgaataagtttgtctcccatagaaatacccaagagttttttgttccgttttttgataaatcaaggtgaacaggaaccaattgataaaccggacttatattcccgaagaacagcctagtattatcaatcacctcacaataaacttaatagattagcgaaacaatttattgtggaatcacaaacgatgagacgaagtttgtttgtgattacttttctatcttgcctatcggagatataaaatctcgagccaattatttcaattgcactcaacacggtagaaacagcaaaatcagatcacgcaaatacaaagagaatagttgggtctggcttcacaatcccaatgaagtcttcaagtctttaacctacagggtatcgagaagaaacctaaggttaaaggagaatcaactttagttatgcaactagtaacacacatgaggtgtggggattaggtttcccagttgctagagttctcctttatatagttttcaaatcagggtttgcagtccaagttaccttggtaacaaagtattcagtattcaccattagatgaaaaacttgattcaaccaagctaatatctttcaactgttagatcgaacttaacttgttacacacaaatgaaatgtaccctcatttaggtttatgtaaccgtacctaaacgtgtacaccatgttggttcacaaatagttaaccgaggctaTCCATATAATTACtcccatatcaaccttattcatcttaaccataactagttcaaatgactcaaatgaaactagttaagagttgttcaattgtttagaaaacacaactgAAAtcaaacggtttgattcacttgaatcaatcatgaaccttgtagccacggtttgcaaagattgcattccttatgatttaaatgtttaagttcatggacttgactggtttgacaaagtaaccagcttaagtatgcgtacttaagcaaccaatTTTTTGAGTGTGTAAAGttctcaaactcagcagaaattttcggttcaaaaacttctgccagtatgcgtacaggtacgcatacttaaggtgactagttaagagttttgccaaaaccaaactcagcagaaattctcggttcgagaacttccgccagtatgcgtacgggtacgcatacttaacatgtctccttcaccaattttgtatacacacatatgcatactcttggcttctggtttatggacttatacactaatgtgcgaacacacaatatatgcttatatccaaatacggttccatcatcaactctttatttcaatcattgaaacattcttctataatgtcaatatccgttttcacacactattaacatcaaagcaattttcaaaatattgaaataatcattattgaaaccttccaagtcttacaccaaatgattgtatcacacaaaccatgtaagatgttactaggaaattttctgatgatataagatgaacttggtcgaagcgaaagcttaccaacacatatttcgagaaataagtaagcgagatatactcatctcgaaatctcaaatgtgtatgataaaactatatcgtaacacgacttatgtctcaatataggagatagtagaaatagaatttccaagtgatagataagttcaagtctccacataactttattccacaagctccccttagtagttcttcgtctttaagagatgaacgtcgagatatttaagctcaactacactatctatgtcctagtccgagacatctacaaataggctagaaatcaagacttatacttttgatcactaacattgacaaacatgcttgagatagcaacgcatgcgagttcgaccgagcaatgctctaacaaacacaCACACCTCCTTCAACCAGAAGGTCTCATCAAATACTGAAGATGGATGTTAGAAATTGCTCATCACGATGTATGTGGGAGCATGAAGACCTAATACCCCTGTCAACGCCTGAAAAGGTTGCAACATTATTCATGGATGTCACAAACTCATTCAACATGTCTCTGTCTACCAAGCCAGAGAAACCTTTTAGTCACTGCTGAAGAAATCAAATCATCATAAACGAAACCTCTCTACATCAGAATACCATATGACTGGAAGCTTTACCCTCACTCCCGATCATGTCCATAATGGGGATTACACAGCTGCTGTTATTACCCGTCTCGACAACACTGAACTCCTATTGAAGACACACTACGCCGAACTAGGGAATCCTCATAGCAACTTCATCAAGTCATCTCATTCTTCTTCGAGAACACCTTCATGGAAAGTACCCATGGCCATGACGTTCATATCATTTATCACTGGTAATGAGGTAGATACAACCATCTCCAGCACATGATGGACACTCAACGAGCACAGCTATTTCGGATTCATCTCTCAATATGGAGGTGTAGCTATGATTTGTCAGTATTGTCCAAACACAAGAGGTTCATACCAAGATATGAAAACACGGAGATATATGAATATAAATCCATCCCAAATTTTCCATAACTAACAGAAAGATACCTGAGTCTTATACGAGATGATCGTACAACTCCTACACATGGAATACTGACGAATCCTTGACGAGAATTATTCATTTTATCTTCTCTTCAACGCATCAAAAAGGCCTGGCGTTTCAAATTACCATTTAGAAGATATGGTAATCACGGTGAAGTGCATGCAATCTGGAAATTCTTAAGTTTCAATTTCGAAAGCATTTATCATCATCCAAACAAACTCAAAAGTCAAAAATTCTTGCAATAGATGCTAAGTCAGTCTCTTCTGTTCGAGGATTGAGGTCAACCACAGAAATCAGACATCATATGAAGATTTTACACCTTCTAGAGTGAACTGTATGCAAGAAAGACTTTCTAGACGGGATTTAAAAAAACACGTCTCTTCATAATCTCTTGCTACATAAGCAATTCCCGGATTATGCTTCCTACCTCTAGCACATCGCTTATAACGAGGTACCATATTGTTTATGGGTTTAATCGAAAAAACGGAATTTTGTGAATCAACGATTTTGATTTTGGAAAATAAGAGGGAGAGTTCGGTTGTTCTTCGGCTgaaaggagaagaagaggaagtaatgattttgattgtgaaagagtttaagttttttaatttttatttaattaggTAACGGTTAATTAGTGGGGTAACAGATAATTAGTAGAAGGCTAATTAATTAGTGGGAAGGTTTTAGGATTAAAATTTAATTTTGTTGAAGGGTGATAATGTAATTTTTTAAATTATATAAGAGGATTATAGTAACTTGAGCATCACTAGAACACCCCTTATCATTTTCCATGGGTTGGCATAATAAGTCTGTATGCCCCAAATTTGGATACGATTATTTTGCTAAAGAAGTAAAAATCATTAGCACTGTGTTATAGATTATTGGTTTCCCGGAGTGGCTTAAGGCTCTTTCATGAGAAACTGTGTTGAAATGTCATAATTTTGACataattttcttttgtattatcaGAAAAAGGTGCCCATTTGGCTTTCAGAAAACCCACCTAGAACAGTTCCCGATAGATTTATATTGGATAAATGGGAAAGAATTCCATCACAGTAGTTCATAGAAGTATCTGGTTTTATGCATCTCAGTAGTTCTCCGTCACATGGTGGGATGAGATCTGATATGACAAGCGACTCCTAGATTGGTTGAGAAGTGCCGATATGAAAAAATTGATGGGGTAGGAGTTGGCAGACTTGGTTTCAATCGGCAAACCAAAAATTGAAGTTATTGATTTGGCATCCATCATAAGCCGTGGCGTAAAAAGAATAGAGTATTCCTGTCAAATTATCATGAGATGTGCATGTCATACAAAGACCAGTTATATTTGTATGAAAAAAGGCCATGCACCATCTGTATCCATTTTACCCCTAGGTTAATACTATAATAGTAACCTTGAAAACTTTAACCGTTTTACCTTTTTCGGGCCCTGCACTCAATCGGGCagaaaaataaatatattcaTAACCGAAGCAAAGCACATCATATCCATGTTCGATGAGGTAGCTTCTAAAGAGCAAAAGCAGAAAAGTTGTCATTTACTGTATGGACACTGATGCATTTTGGTTTTTCGATTTTGagaagtcaaaacaactactcatATGGTCGAGTAGAATACAAACACATGTTATAACACCATAATGAGCATTTAAGCAATAGTCCATAAACATAAATATGACTGCTGTTACAGAGGGTTTTAATCAGAGAGTAACCAATTTGTGAACAGTCTAGTGAAAGAGTTGTTCCAGGGGAAAACCTAAAAATGGTTTAACATGCACCATAATGACTGTATATGCATTTATATTACAAAGGAAGCAATTTAGTCCCTAATATATAGTCTGGAATAACTCGACCTCACTATTTAAAACAAATAGTACTTCACTACTAAAGCAAACACTTTATGCTCGCTTTCCCCGGAAACTTAAAACCAGTGAAGAAGCACCTGCATGGTTCAGATACAAATGTGCAGAAATTATCATCATCCTTGTTACATTAATAAGCTATAGATAACACAGACAAAATGTTTACAGTTctaccaacaaaaaaaagagagagttATCTTTCTGGATGACTTTAACTGGGTTCCCAAAAAGATGTCAAATTATTCTACCTCAAAAGATCAAAGTGCCAAACTTTGGTTTCAAAACTTACTTTTGAATGCTTCGAGGAGCTGATTAACATCAGCTTGACGTAGTTTACACACAGGCTCAAAacttgaaaaggtgtaaaacactTGTGCAAATGAAAGATTTGTCGCACATAAAATTGCACAAAGGCATGATATTCTACAAATAAGGTAGTAAACAGCATTCTCAATATGTATAAGAAATAAAAGTACGTACCATTTTCTATCCTTGTCAATATTCGAGGGAACCAACAGAGGATATGCCAGACACAAGGTTTCTAGAATCACAAGTATTACTGTTAAGCCTTTGACCATTTGAGCTTAACGATTCAATCCCAtgtttccccagtttcagcacaTCCTCCGGAGAAAGTATCTTTATATACCAGACATTATTAACAAATGCCCTGCAAAATCAATCAACTATATCAGCACTACCAAAAGATGCAGATATCTTACAGCTCGAATATGTGCTAGTCATAGTAATTCAACCATTAAATATTTTACGAAACACCATAGATTCAAAACAAACTATGAGGTGGTGTAGAAGGTGCAAAATTTGTAAATGACTTCAGTTCAATACTTCGCAAAACTAGAATAGTTGATAGAATACAAGCCTCACATTCTGCAATTTGGGTGAAGCTTGTCTCAAGAAGAAAAACCAACAGAAAGTACAAATAACTCACAACCAGCTAGAACCAAATCAAATAAGAAGCAGGGTTTAGATTAATTAAGTTTTATTAACAACTTTTGTCCTTTTAAGACAATAATAACTGTTTGGAATCGTAACTGGATATTGAAGAAACATCCGGCCAAAAATATAATCATTTATAGACCCTACTCCTGTTTATTCAGACCCATTTGCCAAATTTGTATCTAAGAACGTTATATGAGTTATAAGAACTGGATATCGTCTGAAGCCAATATTTACTCGTTTAAAGATCATATTCCTGTTTGTTCGGGAAGTATTGAGTAATTAACTTGTGAACACTgcgagaaaaaaaaaaacattcctaATCTTCTGTCTatacaaagaaaaagaaggataTACTTACTCCCACGGATCGTCGCCAAGGAGAAGCACATCATTCTCCCTGTCAACGAACACAAGCTGCCAGCCTGATCTCAAAGGGCCTAACTGACCCTCAACTCCAAACATCTGACCCAGTTCCTCTCTCAGCTCATCATAGCTGCTAAACCGGCCAATGTCCAACGACCTCCCTACAGTTGATCCTGATTTGTAAACCTGCATATAAATACAGCACAAATGTTTAGGGCTTTCGGAGTACATATGTGAAAATAAACTTTACTTGTACCACTCACCTTCACAAATGTTCTGGTTGGTGGATCAACTGGAGCTGCACTCTGGACAAACTCAGACGAATCATCCACGCAACCAAAAAGAGACCTCTGATACCCAGACCCATCAAATGGCATTGGGGACACTTCCGCATCAATCGAGGTGCTACCAAGTGTCGGTACAGCACCAGGAATTAAGAGTGGGGACGAGTCCATGTTGACACCAAAAAATTGTTGTGTCTGCATATCGCCACTACAGTTGTCCGGCTCCACAATACCGTCTTTCCCAGGGAAAGGTGGGAGAGAACCTGAGTTACCAAAATTATTGGCTTGTGAATAAGAGAATTTTGGAGCCCATGATTGCTGGTTTTGCTGGTCATTAAGCATTGACTGACTAGTTCTTGAGAAGTTCAGAAGATTGCCACTCCCTTCAGGACAAATAGAACCTAGCATATTCTGTATGGACGGACTAAGTGGTGCAGAAAATGTTATATTTGAATCTGTAAAATCTGGTTTATGAACGAAAGTGGACATAGGCGTTTCTTGCTGCTCGAATTGATTGTTtggaatctgaaaattttgttGAAAATTGTGTTGGTGTTGTTGTGATTGTTGATTCTGACTATGCTGGCCATTAGGTGGCTGTTGTAGAATAGGAGAAGACTGATTGTCTGACATGGTTTGAGACTGGGCATGTAGAATCTGTTGCGGATGTGATTGTTGGATAATTTGCTGCTCCTGCAAGAGTTGATTTGGGTTGCATGATTGTTGAAGGTATTGGAGAGGTTGCTGAAATTGCATATATTGTTGTTTCATCGGATCTCCACCTCTTATATCTTGCAAAGCAGCAGCTGTAATTGTTTGATACCGCTGATCATGCTCATTTCCCAGCAATGACGGGTCAAGCCTCTGCTGCATCCAGGGTGCCATTCCAAGTCCCTGAAAATTAAGGGACTGAAGGCTTCGGTCTGCAGTATCCCCTCTCAACCACATGAGAGCATTAGTCGGATCATCTTTATTATCTGAGAAAATGCTGACAGGTGTTAGAAAAGGATGAAAACTTGATAACCCTCTCAAAACTAAGTTATACAGATATGATTACTCTGTGAAAAAAGAACCTGTGGCACTGAACCTAAATGTAATTCCTACTTCCTATCTAGTTATTTTATTTACGCGTTTTGAAGGGATATTCATTTTTCAACCACTGAGACAACTTGGTGCTACTCTAGCAAAACTCCATTTCTTAACAGGGGGAACACACAACTGTGGAGAAAATCGACGAGAAGACTGATACCATTGCTCTCTTGCCCCAGCTAGAAGAGCTGATTGAGTTGACATAGAGTACAGATATACCACCAACATAAATGCACTGAAGTCACCAAAGGAACAGAGCAAGGGTTTGTGCACTATCAGGAAGCAA
The nucleotide sequence above comes from Papaver somniferum cultivar HN1 chromosome 8, ASM357369v1, whole genome shotgun sequence. Encoded proteins:
- the LOC113303234 gene encoding auxin response factor 8-like isoform X2 encodes the protein MKLSSSSGLGQQSHEGSEKRCLNSELWHACAGPLVSLPTVGSRVVYFPQGHSEQEVDGHIPNYPNLPPQLICQLHNVTMHADVETDEVYAQMTLQPLTQQEQKDTYLPADLGIPSKQPTNYFCKTLTASDTSTHGGFSVPRRAAEKVFPPLDFSQQPPAQELIARDLHDVEWKFRHIFRGQPKRHLLTTGWSVFVSAKRLVAGDSVLFIWNEKNQLLLGIRRASRPQTVMPSSVLSSDSMHIGLLAAAAHAAATNSRFTIFYNPRASPSEFVIPLSKYAKAVFHTRVSVGMRFRMLFETEESSVRRYMGTITGIVDLDPARWPNSHWRSVKVGWDESTAGERQPRVSLWEIEPLTTFPMYPSLFPLRLKRPWHPGVSSFNDNKDDPTNALMWLRGDTADRSLQSLNFQGLGMAPWMQQRLDPSLLGNEHDQRYQTITAAALQDIRGGDPMKQQYMQFQQPLQYLQQSCNPNQLLQEQQIIQQSHPQQILHAQSQTMSDNQSSPILQQPPNGQHSQNQQSQQHQHNFQQNFQIPNNQFEQQETPMSTFVHKPDFTDSNITFSAPLSPSIQNMLGSICPEGSGNLLNFSRTSQSMLNDQQNQQSWAPKFSYSQANNFGNSGSLPPFPGKDGIVEPDNCSGDMQTQQFFGVNMDSSPLLIPGAVPTLGSTSIDAEVSPMPFDGSGYQRSLFGCVDDSSEFVQSAAPVDPPTRTFVKVYKSGSTVGRSLDIGRFSSYDELREELGQMFGVEGQLGPLRSGWQLVFVDRENDVLLLGDDPWEAFVNNVWYIKILSPEDVLKLGKHGIESLSSNGQRLNSNTCDSRNLVSGISSVGSLEY
- the LOC113303234 gene encoding auxin response factor 8-like isoform X1, whose amino-acid sequence is MKLSSSSGLGQQSHEGSEKRCLNSELWHACAGPLVSLPTVGSRVVYFPQGHSEQVAASTNKEVDGHIPNYPNLPPQLICQLHNVTMHADVETDEVYAQMTLQPLTQQEQKDTYLPADLGIPSKQPTNYFCKTLTASDTSTHGGFSVPRRAAEKVFPPLDFSQQPPAQELIARDLHDVEWKFRHIFRGQPKRHLLTTGWSVFVSAKRLVAGDSVLFIWNEKNQLLLGIRRASRPQTVMPSSVLSSDSMHIGLLAAAAHAAATNSRFTIFYNPRASPSEFVIPLSKYAKAVFHTRVSVGMRFRMLFETEESSVRRYMGTITGIVDLDPARWPNSHWRSVKVGWDESTAGERQPRVSLWEIEPLTTFPMYPSLFPLRLKRPWHPGVSSFNDNKDDPTNALMWLRGDTADRSLQSLNFQGLGMAPWMQQRLDPSLLGNEHDQRYQTITAAALQDIRGGDPMKQQYMQFQQPLQYLQQSCNPNQLLQEQQIIQQSHPQQILHAQSQTMSDNQSSPILQQPPNGQHSQNQQSQQHQHNFQQNFQIPNNQFEQQETPMSTFVHKPDFTDSNITFSAPLSPSIQNMLGSICPEGSGNLLNFSRTSQSMLNDQQNQQSWAPKFSYSQANNFGNSGSLPPFPGKDGIVEPDNCSGDMQTQQFFGVNMDSSPLLIPGAVPTLGSTSIDAEVSPMPFDGSGYQRSLFGCVDDSSEFVQSAAPVDPPTRTFVKVYKSGSTVGRSLDIGRFSSYDELREELGQMFGVEGQLGPLRSGWQLVFVDRENDVLLLGDDPWEAFVNNVWYIKILSPEDVLKLGKHGIESLSSNGQRLNSNTCDSRNLVSGISSVGSLEY
- the LOC113303234 gene encoding auxin response factor 8-like isoform X3; this encodes MKLSSSSGLGQQSHEELWHACAGPLVSLPTVGSRVVYFPQGHSEQVAASTNKEVDGHIPNYPNLPPQLICQLHNVTMHADVETDEVYAQMTLQPLTQQEQKDTYLPADLGIPSKQPTNYFCKTLTASDTSTHGGFSVPRRAAEKVFPPLDFSQQPPAQELIARDLHDVEWKFRHIFRGQPKRHLLTTGWSVFVSAKRLVAGDSVLFIWNEKNQLLLGIRRASRPQTVMPSSVLSSDSMHIGLLAAAAHAAATNSRFTIFYNPRASPSEFVIPLSKYAKAVFHTRVSVGMRFRMLFETEESSVRRYMGTITGIVDLDPARWPNSHWRSVKVGWDESTAGERQPRVSLWEIEPLTTFPMYPSLFPLRLKRPWHPGVSSFNDNKDDPTNALMWLRGDTADRSLQSLNFQGLGMAPWMQQRLDPSLLGNEHDQRYQTITAAALQDIRGGDPMKQQYMQFQQPLQYLQQSCNPNQLLQEQQIIQQSHPQQILHAQSQTMSDNQSSPILQQPPNGQHSQNQQSQQHQHNFQQNFQIPNNQFEQQETPMSTFVHKPDFTDSNITFSAPLSPSIQNMLGSICPEGSGNLLNFSRTSQSMLNDQQNQQSWAPKFSYSQANNFGNSGSLPPFPGKDGIVEPDNCSGDMQTQQFFGVNMDSSPLLIPGAVPTLGSTSIDAEVSPMPFDGSGYQRSLFGCVDDSSEFVQSAAPVDPPTRTFVKVYKSGSTVGRSLDIGRFSSYDELREELGQMFGVEGQLGPLRSGWQLVFVDRENDVLLLGDDPWEAFVNNVWYIKILSPEDVLKLGKHGIESLSSNGQRLNSNTCDSRNLVSGISSVGSLEY